One genomic window of Hymenobacter sp. J193 includes the following:
- a CDS encoding carbohydrate binding domain-containing protein: MLPLPTFRVRLLAAGLTGLSWLPAAAQTAAPATITVQVNKPGGAVSKNMYGLFFEDINFAADGGLYPELIKNKSFETDEHLVGWKALRGGAGLETYAVLSQQPISATNRHFVRLNARVAGPDAGMVNEGFRGMGVKQNAEYTFSLYARKGPGSVNSLTVTLESEKGQPLAQAQVSGLTSEWKKYSLLIKPSATDAKAHLKITLDGAGSVDVDVVSLFPKDTWNNRPNGLRPDLVQLLKDMQPGFLRFPGGCIVEGRTLAERYQWKKTIGDVASREPLINRWNMEFKHRSTPDYYQSFGLGFFEYFQLSEDIGAEPLPILNVGMACQFNSAELAPMSSTAGGPNAGNDPNTGDPTLDTFIQDALDLIEFANGPATSPWGAKRVAMGHPAPFNLKMIGIGNEQWGPQYLERYEPFAKAVKAKYPNIQIVSSAGPSPDGELFEKSQQAPGRAERRVRG; the protein is encoded by the coding sequence ATGCTTCCACTTCCCACCTTTCGCGTACGCTTGCTGGCCGCTGGCCTGACCGGGCTGAGCTGGCTGCCCGCCGCCGCCCAAACCGCTGCTCCCGCCACCATCACGGTGCAGGTAAACAAGCCCGGCGGGGCCGTATCGAAAAACATGTACGGTCTGTTTTTCGAGGACATCAACTTCGCCGCCGACGGTGGGCTGTACCCCGAGCTCATCAAAAACAAGTCGTTTGAAACCGATGAGCACCTGGTAGGGTGGAAGGCCCTGCGCGGGGGCGCCGGCCTCGAAACCTACGCTGTGCTTTCCCAGCAGCCCATAAGCGCCACCAACCGCCACTTTGTGCGCCTGAATGCCCGCGTGGCCGGCCCCGATGCGGGCATGGTGAACGAAGGCTTCCGCGGCATGGGTGTGAAACAGAACGCCGAGTATACCTTCTCGCTCTACGCCCGCAAAGGCCCCGGCAGCGTAAATAGCCTGACGGTAACGCTGGAAAGTGAGAAAGGTCAGCCCCTGGCCCAGGCCCAGGTTTCGGGGCTGACGAGCGAGTGGAAGAAGTATTCCCTGCTCATTAAGCCCTCGGCCACCGATGCCAAAGCTCACCTGAAAATCACCCTGGACGGCGCCGGCAGCGTGGACGTGGACGTGGTTTCCCTGTTTCCGAAAGACACCTGGAACAACCGCCCCAACGGCCTGCGCCCCGACCTGGTGCAGCTGCTGAAAGACATGCAGCCCGGCTTCCTGCGCTTTCCCGGCGGCTGCATTGTGGAGGGTCGCACCCTGGCCGAGCGGTACCAGTGGAAGAAAACCATTGGCGACGTGGCTTCCCGCGAGCCGCTCATCAACCGCTGGAACATGGAGTTCAAGCACCGCTCCACGCCCGACTACTATCAATCCTTCGGGCTGGGCTTCTTCGAGTATTTCCAGCTTTCCGAAGACATTGGCGCCGAGCCGCTGCCCATCCTGAACGTGGGCATGGCCTGCCAGTTCAACTCGGCTGAGCTGGCCCCGATGAGCAGCACCGCCGGTGGCCCCAACGCCGGCAACGACCCCAACACCGGCGACCCGACCCTGGACACGTTCATTCAGGACGCCCTCGACCTGATTGAGTTTGCCAACGGCCCCGCTACCAGTCCCTGGGGCGCCAAGCGCGTAGCCATGGGTCACCCGGCCCCGTTCAACCTGAAGATGATTGGTATCGGCAACGAGCAGTGGGGCCCCCAGTACCTGGAGCGCTACGAGCCGTTTGCCAAGGCCGTGAAGGCCAAGTACCCCAACATTCAGATCGTGAGTAGCGCCGGCCCCAGCCCCGATGGGGAGCTGTTCGAAAAAAGCCAGCAAGCGCCTGGGCGAGCTGAACGCCGAGTACGTGGATGA